In Brachypodium distachyon strain Bd21 chromosome 2, Brachypodium_distachyon_v3.0, whole genome shotgun sequence, one genomic interval encodes:
- the LOC100828594 gene encoding acyl-coenzyme A oxidase 4, peroxisomal, with translation MGSLRGSAGGEGRNEDGGKVGLPALEVALAFPQATPASLFPPSVSDYYQFDDLLSDEEKTLRKKVRAISEKEIAPIMTEYWEKAEFPFHAIPKLATLGLAGSTTKGYGCPGLSLTASAISIAEVARVDASCSTFILVHSSLAMSTIALCGSEAQKQKYLPSMAQLKTVGCWALTEPDYGSDASSLKTSATKVPGGWLLDGQKRWIGNSTFADVLIILARNADTKQLNGFIVKKGAPGLKATKIQNKIGLRMVQNGDILLNKVFVPEEDRLTGIDSFQDISKVLAMSRIMVAWQPIGIAMGVYDMCHRYLKERKQFGAPLAAFQLNQEKLVRMLGNIQAMVLIGWRLCKLYESDKMTPGHASLGKAWTSTKAREVVSLGRELLGGNGILADFLVAKAFCDLEPIYTYEGTYDINSLVTGREITGIASFKPAALAKSRL, from the exons ATGGGGAGCTTGCGAG GCAGCGCCGGCGGAGAGGGGAGGAACGAGGACGGAGGGAAGGTCGGGCTGCCGGCGTTGGAGGTGGCGCTCGCGTTCCCGCAggccacgccggcgtcccTGTTCCCGCCCTCCG TATCGGACTACTACCAGTTTGATGATTTGCTGAGCGATGAAGAGAAGACACTTCGGAAGAAAGTACGCGCTATTTCAGAGAAAGAAATCGCGCCCATTATGACAGAA TACTGGGAGAAGGCAGAATTTCCATTTCATGCCATTCCCAAACTTGCAACTCTTGGCTTAGCTGGAAGTACGACGAAG GGATATGGGTGCCCAGGACTCTCACTTACAGCTAGTGCTATTTCTATAGCAGAAGTTGCACGGGTCGATGCAAGCTGCTCCACATTTATTCTAGTGCACTCCTCTTTGGCGATGTCCACGATCG CCCTTTGTGGATCGGAAGCTCAAAAACAGAAGTACTTGCCATCGATGGCTCAGCTTAAAACTGTTGGCTGCTGG GCTTTAACAGAGCCAGATTATGGAAGTGATGCAAGCTCCTTGAAAACTTCAGCAACCAAG GTACCTGGTGGTTGGCTTCTAGATGGTCAAAAGCGCTGGATTGGTAACAGCACATTTGCAGATGTGCTCATAATTTTAGCTAGGAATGCAGACACAAAGCAACTAAATGG ATTCATTGTGAAGAAGGGGGCTCCTGGTTTGAAAGCCACAAAAATCCAAAACAAAATTGGACTCAGAATGGTACAGAATGGCGATATTCTTCTGAATAAAGTATTTGTCCCAGAAGAAGACAGATTAACAGGCATCGATTCATTTCAAGATATAAGCAAG GTCCTCGCGATGTCGCGTATTATGGTGGCATGGCAACCAATTGGCATAGCAATGGGCGTCTACGACATGTGCCATCG GTATTTGAAAGAAAGGAAGCAGTTTGGAGCTCCACTGGCAGCCTTTCAGCTCAACCAAGAAAAGCTTGTTCGGATGCTTGGTAACATCCAGGCCATGGTTCTTATTGGTTGGCGCCTGTGCAAGCTTTATGAGTCAGACAAAATGACACCAGGCCATGCTAGTTTAGGCAAG GCATGGACATCCACCAAGGCAAGGGAGGTAGTTTCTTTAGGTCGCGAGCTGTTGGGCGGAAATGGAATTTTGGCTGATTTTCTGGTAGCAAAG GCATTTTGCGATCTGGAGCCGATTTACACATACGAGGGCACTTATGATATCAACAGCCTGGTGACTGGAAGAGAAATCACTGGGATTGCTAGCTTCAAACCCGCTGCGTTGGCGAAATCTCGGCTTtaa